A window of Cohnella herbarum contains these coding sequences:
- a CDS encoding DeoR/GlpR family DNA-binding transcription regulator, with translation MSVSSEQRKRSILEQLRQEGQVKVQELSLRCGVSEETIRRDLVQLENEGQVKRVYGGALGTKQANFEPPYLLRQKVKAEEKAQIGTRAAELISSGDTIVIDVGTTALELAKAISGKERLTVLTNSIAVAYHLMESVVEGRFSGKIIVIGGQLNPEQQSLSGGIGERMMEQFRVDKAFISIGGISVERGASDYDLDETMLSRKMVAAASQTIVLADDSKLDKEAFIELAPIGRIDTIVSNVAPPKEWMPVLKSHRIQWIEA, from the coding sequence ATGTCGGTATCGTCGGAGCAACGCAAACGGAGTATTCTAGAGCAGCTTAGACAGGAAGGCCAAGTGAAGGTTCAGGAGTTGTCGCTTCGGTGCGGAGTTTCGGAAGAAACGATCCGGAGGGATCTCGTTCAGTTGGAGAACGAGGGGCAAGTGAAGCGCGTTTACGGAGGAGCGTTAGGAACTAAGCAGGCTAACTTCGAACCTCCGTATTTGCTCCGCCAGAAAGTGAAAGCCGAGGAGAAAGCGCAAATCGGCACGAGGGCGGCCGAGCTCATCTCTTCGGGAGATACGATCGTCATCGATGTCGGGACGACGGCGTTGGAGCTGGCGAAGGCCATCTCGGGCAAGGAACGGCTTACCGTGCTGACGAATTCTATCGCCGTGGCCTACCATCTCATGGAATCGGTCGTCGAAGGCCGTTTTTCAGGCAAAATCATCGTCATAGGCGGGCAGCTTAATCCGGAGCAGCAGTCCTTGTCCGGAGGGATTGGAGAACGGATGATGGAGCAATTTCGCGTAGACAAGGCGTTCATCTCGATCGGCGGAATTTCCGTGGAACGAGGAGCTAGCGATTACGACTTGGACGAAACGATGCTCTCCCGGAAGATGGTCGCGGCGGCAAGCCAGACGATCGTGCTTGCGGACGATTCGAAGCTGGACAAGGAAGCGTTCATCGAGCTCGCGCCGATTGGCCGGATCGATACGATCGTAAGCAACGTCGCGCCGCCTAAAGAATGGATGCCTGTTCTAAAATCGCACCGCATTCAATGGATAGAAGCATAA
- a CDS encoding ABC transporter ATP-binding protein, translating into MNPSYLELQGIRKTFGASTVLDNVDLTIREGELVTLLGPSGCGKSTLLRCIAGLTEPDSGRIILERKDIASLPPRSREVGMVFQSYALFPNLTVRENVEYGLKMRGVAKKERETRCEELLALVDLADKRDAFPQHLSGGQQQRVALARSLAVQPKVLLLDEPLSALDAKIRKSLRMEIREIQKRLKMTTIFVTHDQEEALTISDRICIMNNGHIVQDGSPEALYSTPRTEFVARFMGSYNVLARTEAVRLFGQGVGSADSFALRPESVKLLSQHAEDSEGSQGEKRIVEGSIESVSVLGNIIRYFVQAEGVRLTVDILNDGRSRRTQDGGAVRLALDPSQLLQLEKEGA; encoded by the coding sequence ATGAATCCGTCGTATTTGGAGCTTCAGGGCATACGGAAGACGTTCGGGGCTTCGACCGTGTTGGACAATGTGGATTTAACGATTCGGGAGGGCGAGCTCGTCACTCTGCTAGGGCCTTCGGGATGCGGGAAAAGCACGTTGTTGCGTTGCATCGCGGGCTTGACCGAACCCGATAGCGGGCGAATTATCCTTGAACGGAAAGATATCGCCAGTCTGCCGCCGCGCAGTCGCGAGGTGGGGATGGTCTTTCAATCGTATGCTTTGTTTCCGAATTTAACCGTCCGCGAGAATGTAGAATACGGGCTTAAGATGAGAGGCGTCGCCAAAAAGGAAAGAGAGACGCGGTGCGAGGAACTGCTAGCTCTGGTCGATCTGGCGGATAAGCGGGATGCGTTCCCGCAGCATTTGTCCGGCGGGCAACAGCAGCGGGTCGCGCTTGCGAGGTCGCTAGCCGTGCAGCCGAAGGTTCTGCTGCTTGATGAGCCGCTCAGCGCGCTCGACGCGAAGATTCGCAAAAGCTTGAGAATGGAAATCCGAGAGATTCAGAAAAGGCTGAAGATGACGACGATCTTCGTTACCCATGACCAGGAAGAGGCGCTGACGATATCCGATCGAATCTGCATTATGAACAACGGGCATATCGTTCAGGACGGCTCTCCCGAAGCCTTGTATTCGACTCCGCGCACCGAATTCGTCGCACGGTTCATGGGCAGCTATAACGTATTGGCTAGAACGGAAGCCGTTCGGCTGTTCGGTCAAGGGGTCGGTTCCGCGGATAGCTTCGCGTTACGACCGGAGTCGGTGAAGCTGCTTTCGCAGCACGCGGAGGATAGCGAGGGTTCGCAGGGCGAGAAGCGCATCGTTGAAGGGTCGATCGAATCGGTGAGCGTCCTCGGCAATATCATTCGTTATTTCGTCCAAGCGGAAGGCGTCCGGTTAACGGTCGATATTCTGAACGACGGACGTTCGCGCCGCACGCAAGATGGAGGCGCGGTTCGATTGGCGCTCGATCCTTCCCAGTTGTTGCAATTGGAGAAGGAAGGGGCTTAA
- a CDS encoding ABC transporter substrate-binding protein: protein MKNRFKKELAVGLILTLLVVLLAACGGENNNKTNNSGAKELSLTEIEAKAKEEGSVVSVGMPDSWANWKGTWEDIQSKYGLSHTDTDMSSAEEIAKFEAEKDKPTADIGDVGIAFGSVAIAKGVTQPYKTSYWDEIPAWAKDQDGHWLIGYQGTIAFLTNKKLVANPPQSWEDLKNGNYKIVTGDVTKAAQAQMAVLAAAMAFGGDESNIEPGLAFFEDLAKNGRLANVEASVANIEKGEVEVTLLWDFNALNYRDQLGKDQYAVTIPKEGSVVSGYATIINKYAPHPNAAKLTREYILSDAGQINLAKGYARPIRDSVKLPDDVAAKLLPKEDYANAKPVGDYKVWEETAKSIPEQWQERVLVHIN, encoded by the coding sequence ATGAAAAATCGGTTCAAGAAAGAGCTTGCCGTCGGGTTGATCCTTACTTTGCTCGTCGTGCTGCTAGCTGCTTGTGGAGGCGAAAACAATAATAAAACGAATAATTCGGGTGCCAAGGAATTGTCTTTAACCGAAATCGAAGCCAAAGCGAAAGAAGAAGGCTCCGTCGTCAGCGTCGGCATGCCGGACTCTTGGGCGAACTGGAAAGGCACGTGGGAGGATATTCAATCCAAGTACGGACTTAGCCATACCGACACCGATATGTCGAGCGCGGAGGAGATTGCCAAGTTCGAGGCGGAGAAGGATAAACCGACTGCGGATATCGGCGATGTCGGCATTGCGTTCGGTTCGGTAGCGATCGCGAAAGGCGTCACTCAACCTTATAAAACTTCATACTGGGACGAAATTCCCGCTTGGGCGAAAGACCAAGACGGACATTGGCTGATCGGTTATCAAGGGACGATCGCATTCCTCACGAATAAGAAACTCGTAGCGAACCCGCCGCAAAGCTGGGAAGATCTGAAGAACGGCAATTATAAAATCGTTACGGGAGACGTGACGAAAGCCGCTCAAGCGCAAATGGCCGTATTGGCCGCCGCGATGGCTTTCGGCGGAGACGAGTCGAATATTGAGCCCGGCCTTGCGTTCTTCGAAGATCTGGCGAAGAACGGCCGACTGGCTAACGTAGAAGCATCGGTCGCTAACATCGAGAAGGGCGAAGTCGAAGTGACTTTGCTGTGGGACTTTAACGCTCTGAACTACAGAGATCAGCTTGGCAAGGATCAGTATGCGGTAACGATTCCGAAAGAAGGTAGCGTCGTCAGCGGATACGCGACGATCATTAACAAATACGCTCCGCACCCTAACGCGGCTAAGCTGACGCGGGAATACATTCTTAGCGACGCGGGACAGATCAATCTGGCTAAAGGCTATGCCAGACCGATCAGAGACAGCGTGAAGCTTCCGGACGACGTGGCGGCGAAGCTGCTGCCTAAGGAAGATTACGCAAACGCGAAGCCGGTCGGCGATTACAAAGTATGGGAAGAAACGGCTAAGAGCATTCCCGAGCAATGGCAGGAGCGCGTTCTCGTCCATATCAATTAA
- a CDS encoding GntR family transcriptional regulator, which produces MTKRQKSSLYYNIKEKILKQIQTGIYSVGQKLPTEAELCILYNASRTTIRLALNELEFQGILERIQGRGTFVKRKELQLIQTRSFTEDVLMQGKEPKSKLLEAKVIPAETPLDEFLHIPPNAPINQLLRVRYADNEPLLYERTHIAWSMAPGLINDYKDGSLFDFLETKYNLKVHRAVEQLKPVLADKTAKKLLNIKEGSPCLQIKTFTYLSDNTPLEYSFGVFRGDFPNYTIERFF; this is translated from the coding sequence GTGACAAAGCGTCAAAAAAGTTCCTTGTACTATAACATTAAAGAAAAGATTCTCAAACAAATCCAAACAGGCATTTACAGCGTTGGTCAGAAATTGCCAACCGAAGCCGAATTGTGTATTCTATACAACGCTAGCAGAACAACGATTCGACTCGCGCTGAACGAACTTGAATTTCAAGGCATTCTGGAACGCATTCAAGGCAGAGGCACCTTCGTCAAGCGCAAAGAGCTTCAATTGATCCAAACCCGCAGTTTTACCGAAGATGTGTTGATGCAAGGTAAGGAACCCAAGAGCAAGCTGCTGGAAGCGAAGGTCATTCCTGCGGAAACTCCCTTAGACGAGTTTCTGCATATCCCGCCTAACGCCCCTATTAATCAATTATTAAGAGTCCGATATGCGGACAACGAACCTCTCCTCTACGAAAGAACGCACATCGCCTGGAGTATGGCTCCGGGTCTCATCAATGACTACAAGGACGGTTCCTTATTCGACTTCCTGGAAACGAAATACAATCTCAAAGTTCATCGGGCCGTAGAGCAGCTTAAGCCGGTTCTCGCCGACAAGACAGCCAAGAAGCTCCTGAATATCAAGGAAGGTTCGCCTTGCCTTCAGATAAAAACTTTCACATATCTATCCGACAACACCCCGCTGGAATACAGCTTCGGCGTGTTTCGCGGAGACTTCCCGAACTATACGATTGAGAGGTTCTTCTAA
- a CDS encoding ABC transporter permease, giving the protein MIKSRSRWTHRTLMLLLMTYLLLPLLATFLYGFAKEWQTTVLPESWTLEWIREMFKDVRFLEALWTSLYLCLISIALSLAVMLPAVFVITVYLPKWETFMKGLVVLPYAVPGVVAAVGLIRTYSSGPINIAGTAYILIGAYFVVVLPYMYQGIRNSLLTVSAVELLNAAELLGASRMRAFATIILPNIWPGVIISTLLSFSVLFGEFVLTNMLVGGHIQTIQVYLYQRVGESGHLASAIAISYFLFILVMSTILMKLGKKVNREVER; this is encoded by the coding sequence ATGATCAAATCCAGATCAAGATGGACGCATCGTACGCTTATGCTGTTGCTCATGACTTACTTGCTGCTTCCGCTGCTCGCTACCTTCTTGTACGGATTCGCCAAGGAGTGGCAGACGACGGTTCTTCCCGAGAGCTGGACGCTGGAATGGATCCGGGAGATGTTCAAGGACGTCCGATTTCTTGAAGCGTTATGGACGTCTCTCTATCTCTGTCTCATCAGCATCGCGTTAAGCCTTGCGGTAATGTTGCCCGCCGTATTCGTCATCACGGTGTACTTGCCGAAGTGGGAAACGTTCATGAAAGGATTAGTCGTGCTGCCCTATGCCGTTCCCGGCGTCGTGGCCGCAGTCGGGCTTATCCGTACCTATTCCTCGGGTCCGATCAATATTGCCGGAACGGCTTATATTTTGATCGGAGCTTACTTCGTCGTCGTGCTTCCCTATATGTACCAAGGAATCCGCAACAGCTTGCTTACCGTCTCGGCGGTTGAACTGCTTAATGCCGCGGAATTGCTCGGAGCTTCTCGGATGAGGGCGTTCGCGACGATCATTCTGCCGAATATATGGCCAGGCGTGATCATCTCGACGTTGCTCAGCTTCTCCGTTCTGTTCGGCGAGTTCGTGCTTACGAATATGCTGGTCGGCGGCCATATTCAGACGATTCAGGTGTATTTGTACCAACGGGTCGGGGAAAGCGGACATCTGGCAAGCGCAATCGCGATTTCGTATTTCTTATTCATTCTAGTCATGTCTACGATACTGATGAAGCTAGGCAAGAAGGTCAACAGGGAGGTGGAGAGATGA
- a CDS encoding alkaline phosphatase family protein — MSQPQSPKLIVIVLDGLRYDTARRCLGYMEHLVEQGEAVCYQVKSELPSLSRPLYEVLLTGTPAYANGITTNHIVRLSQEQSVFHLAAAAGLRTAAAAYHWVSELYNSAPFHPLRDRHQHDESKPIQHGAFYFEDHYPDSHLFADAEYLRTAHDPHFLYIHSMNIDDAGHKFGGESKGYDGSVRMADGILAMLVPTWLSEGYRVIVTSDHGMDANGQHGGTANEERLVPLYIVGDRIIPLKEGQTLGQLNVAPLMCRCLGLEPSPVMTVQHNPSFPLSRNTWLGEIDDEG; from the coding sequence ATGTCACAACCGCAGTCTCCCAAATTGATCGTTATCGTATTGGACGGACTTCGTTACGATACGGCCCGTAGATGCTTAGGTTACATGGAGCACCTCGTCGAACAAGGCGAAGCGGTCTGTTATCAAGTAAAGTCGGAGCTGCCGAGCCTGTCGAGGCCATTATACGAAGTGTTATTGACGGGCACGCCGGCATACGCGAACGGAATTACGACCAATCATATCGTTCGTCTAAGCCAAGAGCAAAGCGTCTTTCATCTTGCTGCCGCCGCGGGTTTAAGAACGGCCGCCGCCGCTTATCATTGGGTTAGCGAGCTGTATAACTCCGCTCCCTTTCATCCGCTTCGCGACCGTCATCAACATGACGAGAGCAAGCCGATCCAGCATGGCGCCTTTTATTTCGAGGATCATTACCCGGATAGCCATTTGTTCGCGGACGCGGAATATTTACGAACGGCGCATGATCCGCATTTTCTATATATTCATTCCATGAATATCGACGACGCCGGCCACAAGTTCGGTGGGGAGAGCAAAGGATACGACGGATCCGTGCGAATGGCGGACGGAATACTCGCAATGCTTGTTCCTACCTGGCTGTCGGAAGGTTATCGCGTAATCGTGACTTCGGATCACGGGATGGATGCGAACGGCCAGCACGGAGGGACGGCTAACGAGGAGCGGCTCGTTCCGCTCTATATCGTCGGAGACCGAATCATTCCCCTGAAGGAAGGGCAAACTCTTGGACAGCTAAACGTGGCTCCGTTAATGTGCCGGTGCTTGGGGCTTGAGCCTTCGCCGGTCATGACCGTCCAACATAATCCGTCGTTCCCGCTCTCGCGAAATACTTGGCTGGGGGAGATAGACGATGAAGGTTGA
- a CDS encoding two-component regulator propeller domain-containing protein translates to MSKATTKKFVMGVVAASLMFTLPVTQAFASAGKPAGAQYSTVQLKATPTKKMTYYKAGDSSIPSDIVWVTEKTDLVFLPTAVTDDVTSVVKDADGVFWIGTENGLQRVDFKETDARDIVQYLAGPRYLYGGDDHITGLASDNKGGIWARTATGVTHIEMPMKTLYEKSAVYEKLIAPVNDRFGMVTGTSFTFDDPENTYTDYSSPSGIFTGHPSTSDNDGLWTSMYALGEIFRYSTLKSEYGAAPTIAQANEIKTAKDAAIRATKAVLLLDYVSGRGNGYPARSYMLTSEAGAITNTGDDYGYQPYEKGFWFHHVVSVSGAVYNPNGIIPSLRRDDATPIGYSIVRVTRDSLTKKGSTLFPSGGTDVMNYNGIALSQAAIDALNETRPDGQKLGIDIKTNVGKANKPVYQVLPVITAATNNNVTFEDTSTSSVNRPLFQLTAPVYEEIPTFFNDLFPAGVVVNGKIDMNQIVYKADTSSDEIAGHSALFFAAYKFLCDDPTDAVTNEMKSLIAKASNRLTNLILEDDHYYIEDATGKSTQWSRWLSQYFNDSVSVMKQNSLWTLKIGADENGDDALSYGYEDGPLNALGVMGLLKTAMYVTAEEYPQDQAKFAAAYDLAFDGEYSTAQPFVNGKGYIQLANEYIERRLVRQATNAYNNHDNIPVTRETIVYPEISKDIDEGDKLQMDSNANATVHQDWTQYINYSDEELGWFPVFQLIMLEKDPQRHKQIVDAFDQWYSNEVREENPFYTFLYQLAHPDYTNVDLTSAVRFLYRMPEYRITFKSQYDRQDVFYIEPGDRDEYSQTNYALPPDERLIIKNNNNPFETIEGEYSANPNFNYEVQDELESATVFTLPYWMGRYFGIIKEAQ, encoded by the coding sequence ATGTCAAAAGCAACAACTAAAAAGTTCGTGATGGGAGTCGTAGCTGCTTCCTTGATGTTTACTTTGCCCGTAACCCAAGCTTTCGCGTCAGCGGGAAAGCCGGCCGGAGCCCAGTACTCCACGGTTCAGTTAAAGGCCACTCCAACGAAAAAAATGACGTATTACAAAGCCGGAGATAGTTCCATTCCAAGCGATATCGTCTGGGTAACGGAAAAAACGGATCTCGTTTTCCTTCCTACCGCGGTTACGGACGACGTTACTAGCGTGGTTAAGGACGCGGACGGAGTTTTCTGGATCGGGACGGAGAACGGCCTGCAGCGGGTAGACTTCAAAGAGACCGACGCGAGAGATATCGTGCAATATTTAGCGGGACCGCGTTACCTCTACGGAGGCGACGATCACATTACCGGATTAGCCTCCGATAATAAAGGCGGCATCTGGGCAAGAACGGCTACCGGAGTGACTCACATTGAAATGCCGATGAAAACCTTGTACGAAAAATCCGCCGTTTACGAGAAATTAATCGCTCCCGTGAACGATCGGTTTGGAATGGTAACGGGAACAAGCTTTACGTTCGATGATCCGGAAAACACATACACCGACTATAGTTCTCCGTCGGGGATATTCACGGGCCACCCTTCCACAAGCGATAACGACGGTCTATGGACGTCTATGTATGCGTTGGGAGAGATTTTCCGATATTCCACTTTGAAGAGCGAATACGGAGCGGCGCCTACAATCGCTCAGGCAAACGAGATTAAAACGGCTAAAGACGCCGCCATTAGAGCGACTAAAGCGGTTCTGCTGCTGGATTACGTTTCCGGACGCGGCAACGGGTATCCTGCTCGTTCCTATATGCTGACCAGCGAGGCAGGGGCAATAACGAACACGGGGGACGATTACGGGTACCAGCCTTATGAAAAAGGCTTCTGGTTCCATCATGTCGTGAGCGTGTCCGGAGCCGTGTATAATCCTAACGGTATTATTCCGAGCCTGAGAAGGGACGACGCTACTCCGATCGGTTATTCCATAGTGAGGGTTACGAGGGACTCCTTGACGAAGAAGGGATCGACTTTGTTCCCTTCGGGCGGCACGGATGTCATGAACTACAACGGTATTGCTCTTAGCCAGGCAGCGATCGATGCTCTTAACGAAACGCGTCCTGACGGTCAAAAGCTGGGAATCGATATCAAGACGAATGTCGGCAAAGCGAATAAACCGGTCTACCAGGTGCTTCCTGTTATAACTGCGGCAACAAATAATAACGTTACTTTCGAGGATACGAGTACAAGTAGCGTTAATCGCCCGCTATTCCAACTTACGGCCCCGGTTTACGAGGAGATTCCGACTTTCTTTAACGATTTATTCCCGGCCGGCGTCGTTGTGAACGGCAAAATCGATATGAATCAGATCGTGTATAAAGCAGACACGTCCTCCGATGAAATCGCCGGACATTCCGCGTTGTTCTTCGCGGCGTATAAATTTTTATGCGACGACCCCACCGATGCGGTGACGAATGAAATGAAGAGTTTAATCGCCAAAGCATCGAACCGTTTGACTAACCTGATCTTGGAAGACGACCATTATTATATCGAAGACGCGACGGGGAAATCGACTCAGTGGTCTCGTTGGTTGTCGCAATACTTTAATGACAGCGTGAGCGTCATGAAGCAGAACTCTCTCTGGACCTTGAAGATCGGGGCGGACGAGAATGGCGACGATGCATTGTCCTATGGCTATGAAGACGGTCCGTTGAACGCGCTGGGAGTTATGGGATTGCTTAAGACGGCAATGTACGTTACCGCGGAGGAATATCCGCAAGATCAAGCGAAATTCGCGGCGGCATACGATCTGGCGTTCGACGGAGAGTATAGCACGGCACAACCATTCGTGAACGGCAAGGGATATATCCAATTAGCCAACGAATATATTGAGCGTAGATTAGTGCGCCAAGCGACGAATGCATACAATAACCACGACAACATTCCCGTAACGAGGGAGACCATCGTTTATCCCGAAATTTCCAAAGATATTGACGAAGGCGATAAATTACAGATGGATTCCAATGCAAACGCAACCGTACACCAAGATTGGACGCAGTATATCAATTATTCGGATGAAGAGCTCGGATGGTTCCCCGTATTCCAATTAATTATGTTGGAGAAAGATCCGCAAAGACACAAGCAGATCGTCGACGCGTTCGATCAGTGGTATTCCAATGAGGTACGGGAGGAAAATCCGTTCTACACTTTCCTCTATCAACTGGCACACCCTGATTATACGAACGTGGATTTGACTTCCGCGGTTAGATTTCTGTACCGTATGCCGGAATATCGCATCACCTTTAAGTCGCAGTACGACCGTCAAGACGTATTCTATATCGAGCCCGGCGATCGGGACGAGTACTCGCAGACCAACTACGCGCTGCCTCCGGATGAGCGGCTGATCATTAAGAACAACAACAATCCGTTCGAGACGATCGAAGGCGAGTATTCCGCCAATCCGAATTTTAATTACGAAGTACAAGACGAATTGGAGAGCGCGACCGTATTCACCCTCCCTTACTGGATGGGCCGCTACTTCGGCATCATTAAAGAAGCGCAGTAA
- a CDS encoding ABC transporter permease, whose protein sequence is MKARNRWMLLGLVPFALMVLAFQFAPLLSMLTGSISKSGASGLTFAHYDKIFHSAYYLKAIKNSLLIAVYSSLIGIVAGLLFAYSITRFAPKARDRLLMLSNMTSNFAGVPLAFAYIILLGNNGVFTLLFKQWGWDIFSGFNLYSWTGLVLVYVYFQVPLALLLLYPSFYGIREQWREAAELLGATRWQFWTTVGLPMLTPAIFGTLGILFANAMGAYATAYALVGGNYNLLAIRIGSLVAGDVVNQPELGSALAVLLALSTLLAVFLNHQMSKRSQRFTAAYASNQNLKGLRSRKLRQGAPAQEGVNP, encoded by the coding sequence ATGAAGGCTAGAAACCGCTGGATGCTGCTCGGATTGGTTCCCTTCGCGCTGATGGTGCTGGCATTCCAATTCGCGCCGCTCCTGTCCATGCTCACGGGAAGTATAAGCAAGTCGGGCGCATCGGGATTAACGTTCGCCCATTACGATAAAATCTTTCACAGCGCCTATTATTTGAAAGCGATCAAGAATAGCTTGCTGATCGCTGTATACTCGAGCCTGATTGGGATTGTCGCCGGACTTCTGTTCGCGTATTCGATTACCCGATTTGCGCCCAAAGCTAGAGACAGGCTGCTCATGTTATCCAACATGACTTCGAATTTCGCCGGCGTTCCGCTTGCCTTCGCTTATATTATTTTACTCGGCAACAATGGGGTGTTCACGCTTCTGTTCAAGCAGTGGGGCTGGGATATCTTCTCCGGCTTTAACTTGTATAGCTGGACGGGGCTAGTACTCGTGTACGTATATTTTCAAGTGCCGCTTGCTTTGCTGTTATTGTACCCTTCCTTCTACGGAATCCGAGAACAATGGAGGGAAGCGGCGGAGTTGCTCGGAGCTACCCGATGGCAGTTCTGGACAACCGTCGGACTGCCTATGCTGACACCGGCGATATTCGGAACGCTCGGTATCCTGTTCGCGAATGCCATGGGAGCCTACGCAACGGCTTACGCGCTCGTCGGCGGTAATTACAATTTGCTGGCGATTCGCATAGGCTCCTTAGTGGCGGGAGATGTCGTGAACCAACCGGAGCTCGGCAGCGCGTTAGCGGTATTGCTGGCACTATCTACGTTGCTGGCGGTATTCCTGAACCATCAGATGTCTAAGCGTTCCCAGCGCTTTACTGCCGCCTATGCTTCTAATCAGAACCTCAAGGGTCTCCGTTCTCGCAAGCTAAGGCAAGGCGCTCCGGCTCAGGAGGGGGTGAATCCATGA
- a CDS encoding 6-phospho-beta-glucosidase: protein MNHKKRLKVVVIGGGSSYTPELVEGLIKRRHELPIKDLYLVDIESGREKLEIVGALAKRMVEKAGADIRIHLTMDRAEAIRDADFVTTQLRVGQLEARGRDERIPLKYNRIGQETTGAGGFAKALRTIPVILDICKEMEQLAPDAYLLNFTNPAGIVTEAALKYSKIRTIGLCNLPIGIKMQIGEFYGVEASRVDIEMIGINHLNWTTRILIDGVDVSESFLDKAAGAKGLTMKNISDLEWDGQFLQSLGALPCSYHRYFYMKDAMLAEQLEDLETQGTRADVVKQVEAELFELYKDPNLAIKPPQLEQRGGAYYSEVAVNLMTSIYNNKKDIQTVNVRNNGIIPFLPDEVSVEVNSIIDADGAHPIQLGKQVGPEIRGLLQLVKAYEELTVEAAVHGDLKAALQALTIHPLVGDAEIAQSILNDILEQNREYLPQFQS, encoded by the coding sequence ATGAATCACAAGAAACGATTAAAAGTGGTCGTGATTGGCGGCGGATCGTCATACACTCCGGAATTGGTGGAAGGATTAATTAAGCGTCGGCATGAATTGCCGATCAAAGATTTGTATTTGGTAGATATCGAATCCGGTAGAGAGAAGCTGGAGATCGTCGGGGCGCTGGCGAAACGGATGGTGGAGAAAGCGGGCGCGGACATTCGAATCCATCTGACGATGGACAGGGCGGAGGCGATTCGCGATGCCGATTTCGTGACGACGCAGCTTCGGGTAGGACAATTGGAAGCAAGAGGTAGAGACGAGCGTATTCCGCTTAAATACAACCGCATCGGTCAAGAAACGACAGGGGCGGGCGGATTCGCGAAAGCTCTCAGGACGATTCCGGTCATATTGGATATTTGCAAGGAAATGGAACAACTAGCCCCCGATGCTTACTTGCTTAACTTTACGAATCCGGCCGGTATCGTTACCGAGGCGGCTTTGAAATACAGTAAGATCCGGACGATCGGATTATGCAATTTGCCGATTGGCATTAAGATGCAGATCGGAGAGTTTTACGGAGTGGAAGCCTCAAGGGTCGATATCGAGATGATCGGAATAAACCATTTAAATTGGACGACTCGTATTCTCATAGACGGCGTCGACGTTTCCGAATCTTTCTTGGACAAGGCGGCCGGGGCTAAAGGACTGACGATGAAGAATATTTCCGACCTCGAATGGGACGGACAATTCTTGCAATCGTTGGGTGCATTACCTTGCAGCTATCATCGTTATTTCTATATGAAGGATGCTATGCTAGCTGAGCAACTGGAAGACTTGGAAACCCAAGGGACTCGCGCGGACGTGGTCAAACAAGTGGAGGCGGAATTGTTCGAGCTGTACAAGGACCCGAATCTCGCGATCAAACCTCCTCAACTGGAGCAAAGAGGCGGCGCGTATTATTCGGAAGTGGCGGTTAATCTCATGACTTCTATTTATAACAACAAGAAGGACATTCAGACCGTGAACGTTAGAAACAACGGTATTATTCCTTTTCTGCCGGACGAAGTTTCCGTAGAAGTGAATTCGATCATAGACGCGGACGGCGCCCATCCTATTCAGCTTGGGAAACAAGTAGGTCCTGAAATACGAGGGTTGCTCCAATTGGTGAAGGCTTACGAGGAACTAACGGTAGAGGCGGCGGTGCACGGTGATCTCAAGGCGGCTTTGCAGGCTTTAACGATTCATCCGCTTGTCGGCGACGCTGAAATCGCGCAATCGATCCTGAACGACATCTTGGAACAGAACAGAGAATACCTTCCGCAATTTCAAAGTTGA